A DNA window from Aspergillus nidulans FGSC A4 chromosome V contains the following coding sequences:
- a CDS encoding uncharacterized protein (transcript_id=CADANIAT00003125), producing MPKFALSRSSTFASSRTTRFYRFRSNSSRCASSHSQIRHDIPRSPSPQAHLPLLPSQSGPGFSFKYSLTDDLTPPNDHKPPDERIIKLGKTLRILSPLLPTILTNPLPPHILSPNVTLHLFPSTHPHLPTVKGRTLYRAALWAVPVAWSSVPLVGNVKLQILSERIVRGGIVPDPQVDTAHGTQAKNGDCGDERLVVRWRTEKPNSHSSSSSSKSETSTLSTASSSPLKRDPKTGDESKTNTNKGLSVLLGGDAPIFKLSRDDQFTGLFIFSFDEEGRVLTQTIEHAEDAGGWERTAKFVTLTDWLIGKARGSLDTPQPAGLCCSGTGQDPGHGREGRWRSDEAEKIRISGASGSSL from the exons ATGCCGAAGTTCGCTCTCTCTCGCTCATCCACTTTTGCCTCTTCCCGCACTACTCGCTTCTATCGATTTCGCTCGAACAGCTCAAGATGCGCGTCTTCTCACTCTCAAATCCGCCATGATATTCCTCGCTCACCGTCACCTCAAgcccatcttcctctcctaCCCTCTCAATCAGGGCCTGGATTCAGCTTCAAATACTCGCTCACAGACGACCTTACTCCTCCAAACGACCACAAACCCCCCGATGAGCGGATCATAAAGCTTGGAAAGA CTCTACGAATCCTCTCGCCTCTCCTCCCGACGATTCTCACGAACCCTCTTCCCCCACACATACTCTCTCCCAACGTAACCCTCCACCTCTTTCCCTCGACGCACCCGCATCTGCCCACCGTCAAGGGCCGCACTCTCTACCGCGCCGCTTTATGGGCTGTACCTGTAGCCTGGAGCAGTGTCCCGCTGGTCGGAAACGTGAAGCTGCAAATTCTCAGCGAGAGGATCGTGCGTGGCGGGATAGTTCCAGATCCACAGGTGGACACGGCGCATGGAACACAAGCCAAAAATGGGGATTGCGGTGATGAGAGGCTTGTAGTGCGCTGGCGGACGGAGAAGCCGAACTCTcattcatcttcgtcttcatctaAATCCGAGACTTCAACATTATCaactgcatcttcatcccctctGAAGCGAGATCCGAAAACCGGCGACGAATCCAAGACAAACACGAACAAAGGCCTGAGCGTTCTTCTTGGTGGGGATGCTCCGATCTTCAAACTTTCGCGCGACGACCAGTTCACTGGCCTCTTTATATTCTCtttcgatgaagaaggccgtGTTCTGACGCAGACAATCGAGCATGCGGAGGACGCAGGTGGCTGGGAGCGCACGGCGAAATTTGTCACTCTCACAGATTGGCTGATTGGGAAGGCGAGGGGATCGTTGGATACGCCACAACCGGCCGGGTTGTGCTGTTCTGGTACTGGGCAGGATCCTGGTCATGGTCGAGAGGGCCGGTGGCGAAGTGATGAGGCTGAAAAGATAAGGATCTCGGGGGCGTCTGGATCTTCGTTATAA